Part of the Alteracholeplasma palmae J233 genome, AGTTTCTTTAAATTCATATTAGACTCTTTTTTATCACCAATCCTAAAATCTACTTTAATGTAATGAGTATTTCTTGGAATCAGTCTTCCAAATTCAGAAGATGCTAAATCAATAAGAATTTCATTTGAGTGTTTATTATGAATATAGTCACTAATTAATCTTGACCAGTAATTATATAAATCTATTTCAAGGTTCATTATAAAATCTAATCTATATCTAGAAATTTTATCAGTAGGTCTTAAAATTCCATAGTAGGCATCTAAAATATATAATTTATTAGACTGATAAGTTAAGTTTTTAGCATCAAGATACTTAAATGCTTGCCCAGAATAAAGCAATTGGGCTTGGTATGTTTCTTCTAAACTATGATAAAAAGAATATACCTCAGTCGCAATCTTATCTGATACTTTCATAATTTCTATGATATCAGATTTGCTCAAACTCTCTAAATGATTTCTTAAAAAGTCATTTTCTTTTTTAAATAATATAGATGTGCCAGAAGTACTAATAGGATCTTTTGTAAAAGTCTTGCTGGGAGAAATAAAAACTATCATACTTAAGGGTCACCTCACTTAAACCATTAATTAATCTATTTTTTAAATAGAACTAAAGCCAAGTCGTAAGCTCATCATTAGATAAGCGAACAGATTCATAACCTGATTCATTTGCCTTTCCAATTGAAACAATTAAAACTGGAATGAAGTTTTTATCAATATTTAAAGCGTCATTGATAGCCAAATGATTAAAACCACCTATTGGACATGTATCTAGGCCGTAAGATTTTGCTACTTGCATTAACTGCATCGCAACTATCCCGCCATCAATATAAATATCCTTTTTAGCTTTTTCTTCAGTAATAGTAGGAACTATTACTTTAAATTTCTCAAGTTGAGCTTCTTTTACCTCAACTGACATTTTACCTTCACTAACAGCTTTAGAATATAGTTTTTCTGCAATGTCAAATTTTTTCATATTACCAAAAATAACAATCATGGCAGAAGAAGTATCAAGTTGTGTTTGATTACCATATAGTACAGGTCTTAATTTTTCTTTCGCTTCTTGCGATTCAATGACAAAAAATCTCCATGGTTGCATATTCATAGAAGATGGTGCTCTGTAAACATCTGCTAATAGTTTATTAAATAAATCTCTTGGTATTTTATAATTACTATCATAAACTCTAATACTTCGACGATCTGTTAAGTTCATAATTCAATTCCTTTCATAAAATCTTAACTTATTCTAACATTAAATTACATAAGGTGCTTAGTGATATGCTTTTAATTCTTTGTGATATAATAAAAAATATGAACAGTAAAGAATTATTTAAGTGGTATGAAAAAAACCATAGAAAACTAAAATTTAGAGAAACTAAAAATCCATACCATATTTGGATTAGTGAAGTTATGTTACAACAAACGCAGGTAGACACAGTGTTACCTTATTTTTCTTCTTTTATAGAAAAGTACCCAGATGTTAAAACACTTGCTAAAACAGATTTAGAAACAGTATTAAAATCTGTTGAGGGATTAGGTTATTATAGAAGATTTAGAAACATGCATAAAGCAGCAGTATATATTCATGAAAATCTAGAAGATATTTTCCCAAGTACATATAAGGATTTATTAAAACTACCTGGTATTGGTAGATATACTGCAGGAGCTATCATGTCTATTGCCTATGATCAACCTTATAGCGCACTAGATGGTAATGTCATTAGAGTTTTGACTAGATATTTTAATATCGATTGGGATATGTCATTAGAAAAAAATAGAAAATTACTTGATCAAAAAAATCAAGAAATCATTGAAAATATGCCTAGCGCAAACATTTATACCCAAAGTATGATGGAAATTGGTGCTTTAGTCTGTAGACCAACAGAAACTAAATGTATGGTTTGTCCTTTTAAAGATGAGTGTTTGGGATATAAAAACAATAATGCTTTAGAATATCCAATTTCACTTAAAAAAATAGCAAAAGTAGAATTAACATATTTTGTATTTATAGTCACTTATCATACGAAATATGTTTTAAGAAAAAGAACTGAGAAATTACTAGAAGGGTTTTATGAATTCTTACAAGTAGAATCAGAATCTTTATCAGAGGCAATAGAAAGTTTAGAAAAATTAGGAATATCTATAAAAAATCCTAAATATTCAAAAAAGGTGAAGCATGTTTTCACCCATCAATTTTGGAGTATGGAGGTTTATGAAGCAGTAGTTAATGAAAATCCAGAACCTGAGTATTATTTAATTGATGATTTGGAAAAAATACCAATTGCGATTGCACACAGAAAAATCATATAAAAAAAGAGGAGAAAATTAATTTTCCTCTTTTGCTTATTTTATTGTATTAATTCTAATAAATGATCATTGCGTTTGATTGTGTAATATAAAGGAATACCAACACAATATAATACGACAAACTCTCCTAAAAATACCCATCCAAAGTTTGCCCAATATAAACTTGACTGAAACATTTCAAGTATAGGCATACCAGGATTAAATTCTACTTGAATTAAAACTATTGGAATAATAATTGCGTTGCTTAGTGCTGGAAATACGAGTGAAACCCACCATATTTTTTTAAACAGTATCATGAATAAAATAGCCACTAAACTAGCTAAACTACCAAAAGTAGCATCTATGATTCCAAAAGGACTCGCAAGATTTGCTAAAAAAGTTCCTAGTAGTAATCCAACAGTGTACTTAGAATTAAAAAGTACTAGTATAAGTAAGACTTCAGCAATTCTAAATTGAATAAAGTCAAAACTTAAAAAATAAAATGCAAAAACTAAAGCTACATACATAGCTGCGACTATAACCTGTTTGGTTATGTCTTTTACGGTAAAATCTTTCATTTAATTGTCTCCCTGTTTTTATTTTTAATGAAGCTAGCTGGTTTCCTAGGGTACAGCTAACTTTTACCACTACTAATTATAGCAAATTATGATATAATTACAAGGTGAAAGAGGTTATATTATGAGCATTAAATTTGAAATAACACATATATGTAAACAAAGTGGTGCAAGATTAGGCAAATTAACTACTCCACACGGAGTATTTGAAACCCCAATTTTTATGCCTGTAGGCACATTAGCTACTGTAAAAACATTAACACCAGAAGAAATTAAAGAAGTATCTGAAGGACTAATTTTAGGAAATACTTATCACCTTTGGCAACAACCAGGTGAACAACTAGTTAAAAAACACGGTGGAATTCGTGGCTTTATGAATTGGGATGGAGCCCTTTTAACTGATAGTGGAGGCTTTCAAGTATTTAGTTTAGCTAAAATGAGAGATATCAAAGAAGAAGGTGTTTATTTTAAACACCATAAAAGTGGCGCACCTTTATTCTTATCACCAGAAAAAGCAATTGAAATTCAAGAAGCTTTAGGTGCTGATATTATTATGAGCTTTGATGAATGTCCGCCTCCATATGAAACAACTGATTACATGAAAAAATCAGTTGAACGTACTTTAAGATGGGCTAAAAGAGGAAAAGATGCTTTAACTACAGATCAAGCTTTATTCGGTATTGTACAAGGTGGCTTAGACAAAGAAATTAGAAAATACTGTGCTGAAAAATTAGCTGAGATGGATTTTCCGGGATATTCTATCGGGGGTCTTTCAGTTGGTGAAACAAAAGAAGAAATGTATGAAATGACTGAATATCTAAATGACATTATACCTAAAAATAAACCAAGATATTTAATGGGTGTAGGAGCTCCTGAAGACTTAGTCGAAAATGTTATTAACGGAGTAGATATGTTTGATTGCGTATTACCAACAAGAATTGCTAGACATGGTACTGCACTCACAACAGAAGGTAAAGTAGTTATTAAAAATAATATCTACGCAGAAGATTTTAGTTCGATTGACCCTAATTTAAAAACGCCTGTATCTAAGTATACAAAATCATACTTAAGACACTTATTTAAGGCAAATGAAATATTAGGGATGAGACTTATTTCTTATCAAAACCTGGCTTATTTAAAGCATTTGATGGCAGAAATTAGACAAGCAATCAAAGAAGATAGATTGTTAGATTTTAAAGAAGAATTTTATAAAAAAACAAATTACCCTAAAGTAAGATAATAATCTTTATTTTAACTGTAATTTGTTATACAATAGTAGTGAATATAATATTAGGAGGGGTATCATGGTGTTTAATCGTTCCGATGAATTTAATCAAAAACCAGTCATCAAAGTTATTGGTGTTGGTGGCGGAGGAAATAGTGCCGTTAATCGTATGATTGAAAACGATGTAAAGGGTGTTTCTTTTGTTGCGATGAATACTGATGCTCAAGTTTTAAAAGTATCTAAAGCAGATGAACGTTTACAACTGGGTAAAAGATTAACAAGAGGACTAGGTGCAGGGGCAAAACCAGAAGTTGGTAAACAAGCAGCCTTAGAATCAGAAGATGAAATTAGAGAAGTATTAAGCGATGCTGATATGGTCTTTATTACAGCAGGAATGGGTGGCGGAACAGGTACTGGTGCAGCTCCAATTATTGCTAGAATAGCAAAAGAGATGGGTTGTTTAACAATTGGTATTGTGACTAAACCATTTGTTTTTGAAGGTCCAGGAAGAACTCAAGCAGCTTTATACGGATTAGAAGAATTAAGACCGCACGTTGATACATTAATTGTTATTCCAAATGAACGATTATTATCAATTGCCGATCAACATACACAATTACTTGATGCATTTAGAGAATCAGACAATGTATTAAGACAAGGTGTACAAGGTATTGCAGAAATTATTGCAATTCCAGGGATGATTAATGTTGACTTTGCAGATGTTAGAACTGTTATGGAAAATAAAGGAACAGCATTAATGGGTATTGGTATTGCAGCAGGTGAAACACGTGCAGTTGAAGCAGCAAGAAAAGCCATTCATTCAAGGCTCTTAGAAGTAAGTATTGATGGAGCAACCGATGCTATTGTCAATATTACAACTGGACCTAATGTTGGGCTACTTGAAATTGAAGAAGCGTTAACTGAAATAAGAAATGCTACATCAAATGAACTAAACATTATTTATGGAACAACTATTAATGGTGATTTAGAAGATGAAATGATCGTGACTGTTATTGCTACAGGCTATGAATTAAAAGCTAAAGACAATACTGTTGAAAATTTAGTTAATGAAATATTTACTAACACATCATCAGAACA contains:
- a CDS encoding YaaA family protein is translated as MIVFISPSKTFTKDPISTSGTSILFKKENDFLRNHLESLSKSDIIEIMKVSDKIATEVYSFYHSLEETYQAQLLYSGQAFKYLDAKNLTYQSNKLYILDAYYGILRPTDKISRYRLDFIMNLEIDLYNYWSRLISDYIHNKHSNEILIDLASSEFGRLIPRNTHYIKVDFRIGDKKESNMNLKKLRGLMANYIIQNNISSLEQLKSVSLLNYTFDAELSNDSYYIYKK
- a CDS encoding nitroreductase family protein — protein: MNLTDRRSIRVYDSNYKIPRDLFNKLLADVYRAPSSMNMQPWRFFVIESQEAKEKLRPVLYGNQTQLDTSSAMIVIFGNMKKFDIAEKLYSKAVSEGKMSVEVKEAQLEKFKVIVPTITEEKAKKDIYIDGGIVAMQLMQVAKSYGLDTCPIGGFNHLAINDALNIDKNFIPVLIVSIGKANESGYESVRLSNDELTTWL
- a CDS encoding A/G-specific adenine glycosylase produces the protein MLLILCDIIKNMNSKELFKWYEKNHRKLKFRETKNPYHIWISEVMLQQTQVDTVLPYFSSFIEKYPDVKTLAKTDLETVLKSVEGLGYYRRFRNMHKAAVYIHENLEDIFPSTYKDLLKLPGIGRYTAGAIMSIAYDQPYSALDGNVIRVLTRYFNIDWDMSLEKNRKLLDQKNQEIIENMPSANIYTQSMMEIGALVCRPTETKCMVCPFKDECLGYKNNNALEYPISLKKIAKVELTYFVFIVTYHTKYVLRKRTEKLLEGFYEFLQVESESLSEAIESLEKLGISIKNPKYSKKVKHVFTHQFWSMEVYEAVVNENPEPEYYLIDDLEKIPIAIAHRKII
- a CDS encoding QueT transporter family protein translates to MKDFTVKDITKQVIVAAMYVALVFAFYFLSFDFIQFRIAEVLLILVLFNSKYTVGLLLGTFLANLASPFGIIDATFGSLASLVAILFMILFKKIWWVSLVFPALSNAIIIPIVLIQVEFNPGMPILEMFQSSLYWANFGWVFLGEFVVLYCVGIPLYYTIKRNDHLLELIQ
- the tgt gene encoding tRNA guanosine(34) transglycosylase Tgt, which translates into the protein MSIKFEITHICKQSGARLGKLTTPHGVFETPIFMPVGTLATVKTLTPEEIKEVSEGLILGNTYHLWQQPGEQLVKKHGGIRGFMNWDGALLTDSGGFQVFSLAKMRDIKEEGVYFKHHKSGAPLFLSPEKAIEIQEALGADIIMSFDECPPPYETTDYMKKSVERTLRWAKRGKDALTTDQALFGIVQGGLDKEIRKYCAEKLAEMDFPGYSIGGLSVGETKEEMYEMTEYLNDIIPKNKPRYLMGVGAPEDLVENVINGVDMFDCVLPTRIARHGTALTTEGKVVIKNNIYAEDFSSIDPNLKTPVSKYTKSYLRHLFKANEILGMRLISYQNLAYLKHLMAEIRQAIKEDRLLDFKEEFYKKTNYPKVR
- the ftsZ gene encoding cell division protein FtsZ, coding for MVFNRSDEFNQKPVIKVIGVGGGGNSAVNRMIENDVKGVSFVAMNTDAQVLKVSKADERLQLGKRLTRGLGAGAKPEVGKQAALESEDEIREVLSDADMVFITAGMGGGTGTGAAPIIARIAKEMGCLTIGIVTKPFVFEGPGRTQAALYGLEELRPHVDTLIVIPNERLLSIADQHTQLLDAFRESDNVLRQGVQGIAEIIAIPGMINVDFADVRTVMENKGTALMGIGIAAGETRAVEAARKAIHSRLLEVSIDGATDAIVNITTGPNVGLLEIEEALTEIRNATSNELNIIYGTTINGDLEDEMIVTVIATGYELKAKDNTVENLVNEIFTNTSSEQMVVHGSSLRKKEDVLEKEQPKESTKEKNLPSWLKKTKF